One region of Carya illinoinensis cultivar Pawnee chromosome 8, C.illinoinensisPawnee_v1, whole genome shotgun sequence genomic DNA includes:
- the LOC122318717 gene encoding uncharacterized protein LOC122318717: MDRSWMNLPDRLRSPAYAEGMNHFLTVARSHAMGSDRIRCPCRLCSNNLFLPFREVETHLFIKGFNPTYTQWIFHGEEETRPLIDVNSNPDLTDEDEYIDDMDHMLDDVWAGTFHNVPQGSQGDAIPTTSHPSVPETSCKPSFDQLLEDARRPLFTGCTKFSKLSFVVKLLHIKTLGGWSIKSFDQLLNLLRAAFPDAACPSSYEEARSLERGLGFKYHKIHACPNDCILFWKENADKNECPVCKASRWMSTTHGTRVIPQKVLRHFPLVPRLQRLYMSTKISTDMRWHKDQRVTTDTIMRHPADSESWKTFDKDHSWFAGDARNVRLGLASDGFNPFNNLAKPYSIWPVILVPYNLPPWSCMKDQFFMTSLLIPGPKSPGNDIDVYLQPLVDELVELWEHGVPTYDASTKGTFTLHAALMWTINDFPAYGNLSGWSTKGKLACPSCNANTESNWLKFGRKQCYMGHRRFLPPDHIWRSKKGLFNGKEDHRIPPRVLSGSDIVSQLHMVGDVQFGKSRRKRKRTSEELNWTKISIFFKLPYWSTLLIRHNLDVMHIEKNICDNIFGTLLNIPGKTKDNINARRDLEILGMRKELHLRHAGEKFTLPPAMYTLHGDERNKFCEWLAEVKFPDGFASNIARCVSVRDCKILGFKSHDCHVFLQRLLPITVGGFLRPDIALALTELSSFFKKLCSRTFDITHLSQLQSDIVIILCKLEMIFPPSFFDVMIHLAIHLPREAILGGPVQYRWMYPFERFLGKFKRYVKNKARPEGSIAEAYIHLECLTFCSMYLQDVETKFTRVDRNIDGGGEDTIDGFSIFNQHVHPLGVASNVKLDDKLLSSARWYILNNCVEIQPYIDEHYEKCKLHTPNSCDRMHKNEFPTWFKKHVQDQRIVNPQDVSADLYALACGPDLWVATYSACIINGKRFHSKQREPWRRTQNSGVVVKGENLPNNLDFYGVINEVLELRYMGGRHVYLFSCDWFDVSDQRRGVRVDVHMTSVNMSRTWYKDEPFVLACQASQCYYVKDLRLKGNWYVVQKFTNRNVYDIPPIPRALDDKDVKSSDDDAYQDDVPSYEYAPMHCDDDPVITPLSRTDIEPISIDAPEAMHLGRDDQNTRDLINNEAFAYASEDGYGDGEYSDEEYFSTDEESMSN; this comes from the exons ATGGATAGGAGTTGGATGAACTTGCCCGATAGACTTCGAAGTCCTGCATATGCCGAAGGGATGAACCACTTCCTCACAGTAGCACGAAGCCATGCTATGGGAAGTGACCGAATCCGGTGTCCTTGTCGGCTATGCTCTAATAACTTATTCTTGCCTTTCAGAGAGGTGGAGACTCACCTGTTCATTAAAGGGTTCAACCCTACTTACACccaatggatatttcatggggaggaggaaactCGCCCTTTGATTGATGTCAATTCCAATCCCGATCTCACTGATGAGGATGAATACATCGATGACATGGACCATATGTTAGATGACGTATGGGCAGGGACATTCCATAATGTCCCTCAAGGTAGCCAAGGCGACGCTATTCCAACAACTTCACACCCCTCCGTACCAGAAACTTCATGTAAACCTTCTTTTGATCAGCTACTAGAGGATGCCCGACGTCCACTTTTTACGGGGTGTACAAAATTTAGCAAACTCTCATTCGTTGTCAAGTTGCTACACATCAAAACCCTTGGTGGTTGGTCAATTAAGTCATTTGACCAGTTGCTTAACTTGTTGCGGGCTGCCTTTCCTGATGCTGCATGCCCATCATCATATGAAGAAGCACGGTCATTGGAGAGAGGGTTGGGGTTCAAGTACCACAAAATTCACGCATGCCCAAACGACTGTATATTATTCTGGAAAGAAAATGCTGATAAGAATGAATGTCCCGTTTGTAAGGCTTCAAGGTGGATGTCAACTACACATGGGACACGAGTTATTCCTCAAAAGGTGTTGCGTCATTTCCCGTTGGTTCCAAGACTGCAGCGGTTATATATGTCTACAAAGATATCCACTGATATGCGATGGCATAAAGACCAACGAGTCACAACTGATACCATTATGAGGCATCCAGCAGACTCTGAGTCTTGGAAGACATTTGATAAAGACCATAGTTGGTTTGCTGGGGACGCTCGCAATGTGAGGCTCGGTTTGGCCAGTGACGGTTTCAACCCCTTCAACAATTTAGCAAAACcgtatagcatttggccagttATCCTCGTGCCGTATAACTTGCCTCcttggtcatgcatgaaagaccaattcttcatgacatccctACTTATTCCTGGTCCTAAATCACCAGGTAATGACATTGACGTTTACTTGCAGCCATTGGTTGATGAATTGGTTGAACTTTGGGAGCATGGGGTGCCTACATATGATGCCTCCACTAAAGGGACGTTTACGTTGCATGCTGCTTTGATGTGGACAATTAATGATTTCCCTGCCTACGGTAATCTCTCTGGGTGGTCAACTAAAGGAAAATTGGCATGTCCTTCTTGTAATGCCAATACAGAATCAAATTGGTTGAAGTTTGGGAGGAAACAATGTTATATGGGACACCGTCGATTCTTACCGCCAGACCACATATGGAGATCGAAGAAAGGGTTGTTtaatggtaaagaagatcacCGTATTCCACCAAGGGTGTTATCTGGATCAGACATTGTCAGTCAACTACATATGGTTGGGGATGTGCAATTTGGTAAATCCCGTAGAAAGAGAAAACGCACTTCGGAagagttgaattggacaaagatTAGCATATTCTTCAAgttaccttattggtcaacTCTTTTGATTCGGCACAATTtggatgttatgcatattgaaaagaacATTTGTGATAACATCTTTGGTACTTTATTGAACATTCCTGGCAAAACCAAAGATAACATCAATGCACGACGTGACCTGGAGATTTTGGGTATGCGGAAGGAATTACATTTGAGGCATGCAGGTGAGAAGTTTACGCTGCCACCTGCAATGTACACACTCCACGgagatgaaagaaataaattttgtgaatgGTTGGCGGAGGTTAAGTTCCCTGATGGGTTTGCTTCCAATATTGCCCGTTGTGTTTCCGTACGTGATTGCAAAATATTAGGGTTTAAAAGCCATGATTGTCATGTTTTCTTGCAACGCCTACTTCCTATCACAGTTGGGGGGTTCTTACGACCTGACATTGCCTTGGCTTTGACTGAGCTCAGCAGTTTCTTCAAAAAGTTGTGTTCCCGAACTTTTGATATAACTCACCTATCCCAGCTTCAAAGTGATATTGTCATCATCCTATGTAAgttggagatgatattccctccatcCTTTTTTGACGTAATGATCCACCTAGCTATTCATTTACCCCGTGAGGCTATACTtgggggtccagtacaatatagatggatgtatccatttgagagGTTTCTCGGCAAATTCAAGCGGTATGTCAAGAATAAAGCACGaccagaaggttcaatagctGAAGCATATATTCACCTTGAATGCCTAACTTTTTGCTCAATGTACCTTCAAGACGTTGAGACGAAGTTCACTCGAGTTGATCGCAACATTGATGGCGGAGGAGAGGACACCATAGATGGTTTCTCAATTTTCAATCAACATGTTCATCCATTGGGCGTAGCATCTAATGTGAAATTAGATGATAAACTCCTTAGCTCAGCTCGATGGTACATTCTTAACAACTGCGTAGAGATTCAACCCTACATAGA TGAGCACTACGAGAAGTGTAAGTTGCATACGCCAAATTCTTGTGATCGCATGCACAAGAATGAGTTTCCAACTTGGTTCAAGAAACAT GTTCAAGACCAACGTATAGTCAACCCGCAAGATGTTTCCGCAGATCTATATGCATTAGCTTGCGGTCCTGACCTTTGggttgcaacatattctgcttgCATTATAAATGGGAAAAGGTTCCATTCAAAACAACGTGAACCATGGCGACGGACACAAAATTCTGGTGTTGTTGTAAAGGGGGAAAATTTGCCTAATAATCTAGACTTCTATGGTGTTATAAATGAAGTCCTGGAGTTACGCTATATGGGAGGGCGTCACGTTTACTTGTTcagttgtgattggtttgacgttAGTGATCAAAGACGGGGGGTCCGAGTGGACGTCCATATGACTAGTGTCAACATGTCACGCACTTGGTATAAAGACGAGCCATTTGTGTTGGCATGCCAAGCTTCCCAATGTTATTATGTAAAAGATTTACGGTTGAAAGGGAATTGGTATGTTGTTCAGAAGTTCACAAATAGGAATGTTTACGACATTCCACCAATACCGAGGGCATTAGATGATAAGGATGTCAAATCAAGTGACGATGATGCCTATCAAGATGATGTTCCATCATATGAGTATGCTCCTATGCATTGTGATGATGATCCAGTCATAACTCCACTAAGTAGGACTGATATAGAACCTATAAGTATTGATGCCCCAGAAGCTATGCATTTGGGCCGTGACGATCAGAATACCAGAGATCTCATCAACAATGAGGCCTTTGCTTACGCTTCAGAAGATGGTTATGGCGATGGGGAATATTCAGACGAGGAATATTTCTCGACAGATGAAGAGTCAATGTCGAATTAG